The Alosa sapidissima isolate fAloSap1 chromosome 5, fAloSap1.pri, whole genome shotgun sequence genome has a window encoding:
- the sim2 gene encoding single-minded homolog 2, which translates to MKEKSKNAAKTRREKENGEFYELAKLLPLPSAITSQLDKASIIRLTTSYLKMRAVFPDGLGDAWGQPTRISPLDNMAKELGSHLLQTLDGFVFVVASDGKIMYISETASVHLGLSQVELTGNSIFEYIHPSDHDEMTAVLSAHQPLTPHFLQEYEMERSFFLRMKCVLAKRNAGLTCGGYKVIHCSGYLKIRQYVMDMTIYDSCYQIIGLVAVGHSLPPSGITEIKLHSNMFMFRASLDLKLIFLDSRVAELTGYEPQDLIEKTLYHHVHGCDVFHLRYAHHLLLVKGQVTTKYYRMLSKHGGWVWVQSYATIVHNSRSSRPHCIVSVNYVLTEIEYKDLLLSQDQTRAIKPVLTYKSTSTSQDSRKQLKTKAVKIKAKLKMSPYPQPSPSFHSDKLECSSQAGSWKESPPCSLISCQEQASVPEAAEVLCTPAYGLPLPYPYGHFSSDSPAFAVRKLRPAQNSTGQATRQLLSSLQTRPDGHWNCTNPCSSHSTKSHHNHTLSPSPGPCNSPYAGPTASRRYISEPIHEGFSSCSTSRPNSGFKEEPYENPPQHVTKEDSKMLFSRDPKDSLDSAEKGNPCNMFGGPAFAKASCEQAARPLHSLGQHLPMQVMLEQRRRLCMMESSYTHRSDHPGSDHMDSSGDRGTPKLVEQCGAEDKRMFMGVGLGGHTPYVSLNLHHVLAKHSSFQGPAYTLGHLTDNYSYRGEEINPYLYKSQSPASSSSPESHREIPHYIGTSVIITNER; encoded by the exons ATGAAGGAAAAGTCCAAGAATGCAGCGAAGACCAGACGGGAAAAAGAAAATGGAGAATTTTATGAACTGGCGAAGTTATTGCCGCTGCCCTCTGCCATCACATCGCAACTGGACAAAGCCTCAATCATTCGACTGACGACAAGTTACCTCAAAATGAGAGCTGTGTTCCCAGATG GTCTAGGAGATGCCTGGGGACAACCTACTCGAATCAGTCCACTGGACAACATGGCAAAAGAGTTGGGCTCACACCTTCTGCAG ACACTTGATGGCTTTgtctttgttgtggcatccgatGGGAAAATAATGTACATCTCTGAGACTGCCTCAGTTCATCTAGGATTGTCACAG GTGGAGCTGACAGGAAATAGTATTTTTGAGTATATCCACCCCTCAGACCATGATGAAATGACAGCAGTGTTGAGTGCACACCAGCCTCTCACTCCTCACTTCCTGCAAG AGTATGAGATGGAGCGTTCCTTTTTCCTGAGAATGAAGTGTGTTCTGGCAAAGCGCAACGCTGGACTAACATGTGGCGGTTACAAG GTGATCCATTGTAGCGGTTATCTGAAGATCCGGCAATATGTGATGGACATGACTATCTATGACTCCTGTTATCAGATCATAGGTCTGGTGGCAGTTGGCCATTCACTGCCTCCAAGTGGAATCACTGAGATAAAGCTGCACAGCAACATGTTCATGTTTCGTGCTAGCCTAGATCTAAAGCTCATCTTTCTTGATAGCAG GGTTGCTGAATTAACAGGTTATGAGCCTCAGGATCTGATTGAGAAAACCTTATATCACCATGTCCACGGGTGTGACGTGTTCCATCTTCGATATGCTCACCACCTGT TGTTGGTGAAAGGACAAGTTACCACCAAATACTACAGGATGCTCTCCAAACATGGCGGATGGGTATGGGTTCAGAGCTACGCCACTATTGTCCACAACAGCCGGTCGTCACGGCCCCACTGCATTGTCAGTGTCAACTATGTGCTAAC GGAGATTGAATATAAAGACCTGCTGCTCTCCCAGGACCAAACCAGGGCCATCAAACCAGTGCTAACCTACAAGAGCACGTCCACATCACAGGACTCCCGGAAACAGCTCAAAACCAAAGCAGTCAAGATCAAAGCCAAGCTGAAGATGTCTCCTTACCCTCAG CCAAGTCCCTCTTTCCATTCTGACAAGCTGGAGTGCTCCTCTCAGGCTGGAAGCTGGAAAGAGAGTCCCCCATGCAGCCTCATATCCTGCCAGGAGCAGGCCTCGGTGCCTGAGGCTGCAGAGGTGCTCTGCACTCCTGCCTATGGACTTCCACTGCCTTACCCCTATGGGCACTTTTCCTCAGACAGCCCCGCATTCGCGGTCAGGAAGCTGCGGCCAGCCCAGAACTCCACAGGCCAGGCCACCCGCCAGTTACTGAGCTCCCTGCAGACCCGGCCCGATGGCCACTGGAACTGCACCAACCCTTGTTCATCGCACTCCACGAAAAGCCACCACAACCACACCTTGAGTCCCTCCCCAGGGCCCTGCAACAGCCCATATGCAG GGCCAACAGCAAGCAGAAGATACATCAGTGAACCAATTCATGAGGGCTTTTCCAGCTGTTCAACTTCCAGACCTAACAGTGGGTTCAAGGAGGAGCCGTATGAAAACCCCCCTCAGCATGTCACGAAAGAAGACAGCAAGATGTTGTTCAGTCGAGACCCCAAAGACTCTCTCGACTCGGCCGAGAAGGGTAATCCGTGCAACATGTTCGGTGGCCCCGCATTTGCCAAGGCCAGCTGTGAACAGGCTGCTCGACCCCTTCACAGCCTGGGCCAGCACTTACCTATGCAGGTTATGCTAGAGCAGCGGAGGAGGCTGTGCATGATGGAGTCCTCCTACACACACCGGTCAGACCACCCCGGCTCAGACCATATGGACAGCAGTGGGGACCGTGGGACCCCAAAGCTTGTGGAGCAGTGTGGCGCTGAGGATAAGAGGATGTTCATGGGAGTGGGCCTCGGGGGCCATACCCCCTATGTGTCTTTGAACCTCCACCATGTTCTAGCCAAGCATAGCTCCTTCCAAGGACCAGCATACACACTGGGCCATTTAACGGACAATTACAGCTACAGAGGGGAAGAGATCAACCCATACCTCTACAAAAGCCAAAGCCCAGCGTCCAGCTCTTCACCCGAGAGCCACAGGGAGATCCCCCATTACATTGGCACATCTGTCATCATCACCAATGAGAGGTAA